Proteins co-encoded in one Natronorubrum daqingense genomic window:
- a CDS encoding phosphopantetheine adenylyltransferase, translating into MDVALGGTFDPVHDGHRRLFERAFELGDVTVGLTSDELAPKTRHVERRVRSFDERKANLEAELEPIAATHGREFEVRCLEKPTGIATEPQYDYLVVSPETREGGERINEIREEQGHDPLEVVVVEHMRADDGDIISSTRIVMGEIDEHGNVVEEEETDPR; encoded by the coding sequence ATGGACGTCGCGCTCGGTGGGACGTTCGACCCCGTCCACGATGGGCATCGTCGGCTCTTCGAACGGGCGTTCGAACTCGGGGATGTGACCGTGGGACTGACAAGTGACGAGCTCGCTCCAAAGACACGACACGTCGAACGACGCGTGAGATCGTTCGACGAGCGAAAAGCGAATCTCGAGGCGGAACTCGAGCCAATCGCGGCGACTCACGGCCGCGAGTTCGAGGTTCGATGTCTCGAGAAGCCGACTGGTATCGCTACAGAGCCCCAGTACGACTACCTCGTCGTCTCTCCTGAGACCCGTGAGGGTGGCGAGCGAATCAACGAGATTCGTGAAGAACAGGGCCACGACCCACTCGAGGTCGTCGTCGTCGAGCACATGCGCGCCGACGATGGTGATATCATCTCGAGTACGCGAATCGTGATGGGCGAAATCGACGAACACGGGAACGTAGTCGAGGAAGAAGAAACGGACCCCCGATAG
- a CDS encoding transcription initiation factor IIB family protein, producing the protein MHSARDRLEYDDWLEELDQVADRLELTSDARSCAVDLFLADVPDEDRSKQPVLAASIYAGSLVAGDGRTQGDVAEAAGVSRLSIQSRWKDILADAGLEPPQW; encoded by the coding sequence ATGCACTCCGCCCGCGACAGACTCGAGTACGATGACTGGCTCGAGGAACTGGACCAGGTGGCCGATCGCCTCGAGCTTACGAGCGACGCTCGTTCGTGTGCGGTCGACCTCTTTCTCGCCGATGTCCCGGACGAAGACCGATCGAAGCAACCCGTTCTCGCGGCGAGTATCTACGCTGGTTCACTCGTCGCAGGCGACGGCCGAACGCAGGGTGATGTCGCCGAGGCAGCAGGTGTCTCACGGCTTTCGATTCAATCCCGGTGGAAAGATATCCTCGCGGATGCGGGTCTCGAGCCGCCCCAGTGGTAG
- the dacZ gene encoding diadenylate cyclase DacZ gives MDGLDDVFGDLYSDVDGVFLFSPSGSYYERFKAIEDVDVVVVGTENAVGAETFVELPLSFDDLTDRIRFALEGALEQDVIEDGDELVCATSVFSGETDTLARVRADGEAHTGIYDLFVKSRADPEVIKSVLELAIELGQKGQKGKPVGALFVVGDAGKVMNKSRPLSYNPFEKSHVHVGDPIVNVMLKEFSRLDGAFVISDAGKIVSAYRYLEPSAEGVDIPKGLGARHMAGGAITRDTNSITIVLSESDGLVRAFKAGELILEVDPEAY, from the coding sequence ATGGACGGCTTAGACGACGTGTTCGGCGATCTCTATTCGGACGTCGATGGGGTTTTCCTCTTCTCGCCGAGTGGCTCGTATTACGAGCGATTCAAAGCGATCGAGGATGTCGACGTAGTCGTCGTCGGAACGGAAAACGCGGTGGGTGCAGAGACGTTCGTCGAACTCCCACTCTCGTTCGACGATCTTACCGACCGAATTCGATTCGCGCTCGAGGGCGCACTCGAACAGGACGTCATCGAAGACGGGGACGAACTCGTCTGTGCGACGAGTGTGTTCAGCGGCGAAACCGATACGCTCGCGCGCGTTCGTGCGGACGGCGAGGCACACACCGGCATTTACGACCTCTTCGTGAAATCTCGAGCGGACCCGGAAGTGATTAAATCCGTCCTCGAGTTGGCGATCGAACTCGGACAGAAGGGACAGAAAGGAAAGCCCGTCGGTGCGCTCTTCGTCGTCGGCGACGCGGGCAAGGTGATGAACAAATCCCGACCGCTGTCGTACAATCCGTTCGAGAAATCCCACGTCCACGTCGGCGACCCCATCGTCAACGTGATGTTAAAGGAGTTCTCGCGACTCGACGGTGCGTTCGTCATCTCCGATGCGGGGAAGATCGTCTCCGCCTATCGATACCTCGAGCCGTCGGCCGAGGGCGTCGACATTCCGAAAGGACTCGGCGCGCGGCACATGGCCGGGGGTGCGATCACTCGAGATACGAACTCGATAACGATCGTGCTCTCGGAGAGTGATGGGCTCGTCCGGGCGTTCAAGGCCGGTGAGCTTATTTTGGAGGTCGATCCGGAGGCGTACTGA